A portion of the Deferribacterota bacterium genome contains these proteins:
- the nadD gene encoding nicotinate-nucleotide adenylyltransferase, with product MRHIGLFGGTFNPIHIGHIRLAINVYRDFKLDELIFIPAKIPPHKNLGSTPPEKRYEMVRISVKNLKYNFTVSDIELKNSGISYTYKTLEYYRSKYKNDILSFICGSDIFATINTWENWLELFNLANFIVVNRKEMSFDKMLAIIPNILKNKIVNKEEFKNEKYGKIILYEMDEIPISSSDIRDKLKRKEMKEFLTDEVYNYIEKNRLYQEV from the coding sequence TTGAGACATATTGGTTTATTTGGAGGCACTTTTAATCCTATTCATATCGGTCACATTAGGTTAGCTATTAATGTTTATAGGGATTTTAAGCTTGATGAGCTTATATTTATACCCGCAAAGATTCCACCCCATAAAAATCTTGGTTCTACGCCACCAGAAAAAAGGTATGAGATGGTAAGAATTTCTGTTAAGAATTTAAAATATAATTTTACCGTTTCAGATATTGAATTAAAGAATAGTGGTATATCTTATACATATAAGACTTTGGAATATTATAGATCAAAATATAAGAATGACATATTATCATTTATTTGTGGAAGTGATATATTTGCAACAATTAATACGTGGGAAAACTGGTTAGAGCTTTTTAATTTGGCTAATTTTATTGTTGTTAACAGAAAAGAGATGTCCTTTGATAAAATGTTAGCCATAATTCCAAATATCTTAAAAAATAAAATAGTTAATAAGGAGGAGTTTAAAAATGAAAAATATGGAAAAATAATATTGTATGAAATGGATGAAATACCAATATCAAGTAGTGATATAAGAGACAAGCTAAAGAGAAAAGAGATGAAAGAATTTTTAACAGATGAGGTTTATAATTATATAGAAAAAAATAGATTATATCAGGAGGTGTGA